In a single window of the uncultured Dysgonomonas sp. genome:
- a CDS encoding glycoside hydrolase family 43 protein — MLNCGKLILLFLGIFPFIYIKGQTVTDETNRACFNYFQYRGMDSSFDKKIDPTKEYLNPIISGFYPDPSVCRKGDDFYMVHSTFSYYPGIPIFHSKDLVNWKQIGFVLNRPSQLNLDGIRLSGGIYAPAIEYNRHNDTFYLITTCVDGIGNFLVKTKDPFENNWSDPVTLPKVGGIDPSLFFDDDGSAYIVHNDAPARVPEWEGHRAIWIHDFDVNTDKTFGERKVILDGGVDKSTRPVWIEGPHIYKIDGKYYLMAAEGGTGPNHSEVILIANNIKGEYKPYEGNPILTQRGLPESRTDAITSVGHADLIETPGGDWYAVFLGCRPYFGNYYNTGRETFLLPVMWKDGFPVILEKGEALPIVVTKDSLAPQQNTLTGNFVWKDDFNIETLDYKWTFIRTPRAEWWSLKDGAIMLNAIPQNIYEVTNPAFVGYRQQNLVFEAEIEMVFTPQSDNDLAGLVCYQNESHNFVFGKTLIDGKSALTLDRSEKNNKRIAEYIIPEQKSRNPVILKVMGDKDKYSFQASFDSGTTWIDIASGLDAKNLSTQVAGGFTGTMIGMYATSTKHSNL, encoded by the coding sequence ATGCTGAACTGTGGAAAACTTATATTGTTATTTTTAGGAATATTCCCTTTTATATATATCAAAGGGCAAACTGTAACAGACGAGACAAACAGGGCTTGTTTTAATTATTTCCAATACAGGGGGATGGACAGTAGCTTCGATAAGAAGATTGATCCGACCAAGGAGTATCTCAATCCCATTATCAGCGGCTTCTATCCCGATCCCAGTGTTTGCAGAAAAGGAGACGACTTTTACATGGTGCATTCTACATTTTCATATTATCCGGGGATACCTATTTTTCATAGCAAGGATTTAGTAAACTGGAAACAGATAGGATTTGTACTCAATCGGCCATCTCAATTGAACCTCGACGGAATCCGGCTAAGTGGAGGTATTTATGCACCTGCTATCGAGTATAACAGACATAATGATACCTTCTATCTGATAACCACCTGTGTGGATGGTATCGGGAACTTTCTGGTGAAAACAAAAGACCCTTTTGAAAATAATTGGTCAGATCCTGTAACATTACCTAAAGTAGGAGGGATAGACCCGTCTCTATTCTTTGATGATGATGGTTCCGCATACATAGTCCATAACGATGCTCCTGCGAGAGTCCCCGAATGGGAGGGGCATCGCGCTATCTGGATACATGACTTTGATGTGAATACAGATAAGACCTTTGGTGAACGGAAAGTAATACTGGACGGAGGTGTGGATAAGAGCACCAGACCTGTATGGATAGAAGGTCCTCATATATACAAAATAGACGGAAAATATTACCTGATGGCGGCTGAAGGCGGTACAGGACCAAACCATTCGGAAGTAATTCTTATAGCAAATAATATAAAAGGTGAGTATAAACCATATGAAGGTAATCCTATCCTTACACAGCGCGGCTTGCCTGAATCCCGGACTGATGCAATTACCAGTGTAGGACATGCTGATCTTATAGAGACACCGGGGGGAGACTGGTATGCCGTATTTTTGGGTTGCAGGCCTTATTTTGGTAATTATTATAATACGGGACGTGAAACATTTTTACTTCCTGTTATGTGGAAAGACGGTTTCCCTGTTATTCTGGAAAAAGGTGAAGCACTACCTATCGTAGTAACTAAGGATAGCCTTGCCCCTCAACAAAATACGTTGACAGGAAATTTCGTATGGAAAGATGATTTCAACATAGAAACTCTTGATTATAAGTGGACTTTTATCCGTACGCCAAGAGCAGAATGGTGGAGTTTGAAGGATGGGGCTATAATGCTTAATGCTATTCCTCAAAATATTTATGAAGTCACAAATCCGGCATTCGTTGGTTACCGTCAGCAAAATCTTGTTTTCGAAGCTGAAATAGAGATGGTATTCACTCCACAGTCGGATAATGATCTAGCAGGATTAGTTTGCTATCAGAACGAATCACATAATTTTGTTTTTGGTAAGACGTTAATTGATGGAAAAAGCGCACTCACTTTAGACCGTTCCGAGAAAAATAATAAGAGAATAGCTGAATATATAATTCCGGAGCAGAAGAGTCGAAATCCCGTCATCCTGAAAGTAATGGGAGACAAAGATAAATATAGTTTTCAGGCATCGTTCGATAGTGGTACTACATGGATTGACATTGCGTCGGGATTGGATGCAAAAAATCTCAGCACTCAGGTCGCCGGAGGATTTACAGGCACCATGATCGGTATGTATGCTACATCTACAAAACACTCGAACTTATAA